Below is a genomic region from Rhinoraja longicauda isolate Sanriku21f chromosome 34, sRhiLon1.1, whole genome shotgun sequence.
gccatgatcacattgaatggcggtgctggctcgaaaggccgaatggcctactcctgcaccaattgtctattgtctataaaagagaacgcatgattactatcgagccatttacagagtgtacagatacaacgtgtgccccatatccgaggaagggtgtgctgctagctctggagagggtccagagcaaagatactagaggagcaagatgaaccactccgtcaaaatcgcctatactgaagtgcagtacgcaaaggagcgtaacgtccgccattttagtaagcaaaacccaccattgGCgaagcctctcgcagtgtaatcagtgttttgggggaagggTGTgtgtgataccattaaaatgcaggtatttattcacgaaatgctggagtaactcagcgggtcaggcagcatctcgggagagaaggaatgggtgacatttcgggtcgagacacttctgcaggtatttattcacaaaatgctggagtaactcagcaggtcaggcagcatctcgggagagtaggaatgggcgacgtttcgggtcgagacccttcttcagactgattaactcagctgcctgacctgctgagttactccagcattttgtgaataaataccttcgatttgtaccagcatctgcagttattttctcccatttaaatgcagaatatatctcatctatcaattcacagatttttgttatttttctttttaaatgtttctgcaagtttctgccgtctaaaatggcggccgtgacctactacggtttttggggtcgagtggtctatcttgctcctctagtatctttggtccagaggagaatgatcccaggaacgagtgggttagcgtatgatgagcgtttgtcggcactgggcctgtactcgctggagtttagaaggacgagggggagcCTCACTGAGgtcagagatagagtggatgtgtctcgaccccgaaacgtcacccattccttctctccagagacgctgccagtcccgcttagttactccggcattctatGTCCATCTTTGGATgttgggaggatgtttccactggtgggagagtccaggaccagagggcacagcctcagaattaaagggcgctcttttagaaaggaggtgaggaggaacttctttagtcagagggtagttaatccgtggaactcatggccacagagggctgtggaggccaagtcagtggatatttttttaaggtagagatagacaggttcttgattagaacgggtgtcaagggtttacggggagaataggattaggtggcagagatcctagaacttgtgaactttacTGAACGGTAAATAATTCACCATACGTCTGTAGATGTGATAATAAAGCAGGATCGCCATTACCCAACTCCTGAAGGGGCTTCTCCATGTCCTCTTCGCAGAAGACTTTGCGCGGGAAGGATGTCATGAGGTTGAAGTTGTCGGTGTCTTCCTGCTGCTGCAGCTGCACGTACAGCCTGACGGCAGCCAGCTGCTCCCTGCTCTTGAAGGACTGAGTCAACTGCGTCCCGTCCAACAACCGGATCTgtcggagggaggaggggggaagtggaagagggggggagggagagagagacaagggggagggagacaagggggagggagggagacaagggggagggaggtagggagagggagggaaagatggagagagggagggaaggtgggagagggagaggtagagagaggggaagggagagggagggaggcagggagagagggagggagaaatgggggagggagggagatgcggagggagggtgggagggagagagggatggggagggagggagatggggtgggagggagagagagaggagagaagatcaGTGAAAAgcaggcagctcacagcccacactcctccccgccCATGCCTGAGAGTGCAAtctcccaccaccatccccaggaACCCAAGTAGATATCCCTTTGCCCCTTGATTactttgggtgtcaggggttatggggagaaggccggagaatggggttgagagggatacacacacacgtatttgtttagtttagagataaagtgtggaaacgccCTAGGCCccatgagtccgcaccgaccagcgatccccgcaccgaccagcgttaccagcgacactatcctgcacacactagggacaatttacacttatatcaagccaattatccgacaatagacgcaggagtaggtcattcggcccgtcgagccagcaccgccattcaatgtgatcatggctgatcattctcaatcagtaccccgttcctgccttctccccataccccctgactccgctatcctgaagagctctatctagctctctcttgaatgcattcagagaattggcctccactgccttctgaggcagagagttccagccatgattgaatggcggagtggactcgaggggctgaacggccttattctgctccaagaacttacgaCTGACctccggtgttgtctgtgtggagtttgcaagtcctCCCGTGTTTCTAAGGTGGATTATCCCGCCACTGTAAATTGGGCTGAGTGGGACAGAGAAGAGCCAATGGGCGACACggttgggcagcggtagagttgctgcctcacagcgccagagacccgagttccatcctgactactggtgctgtctctacggagattgtacgttctccccgtgacctgtgtagggttttctcagggaagctccggtttcctcccacactccaaagaccgtacaggtttgtgggttaattgtcttgttataaatgtaaattgtccccagtgtgtgtgtaggagagtgtggtTAGGAgatcgcgggtcggcgcggactcggtgggccgaagggcctgtttccagaaccaggggccacacacagtttaagaataaggggtcggccatttacaactgagatgaggaaaaactttttcagtcagagagttgtgaatctgtggaattctctgcctcagaaggcagtggaggccaattctctggatacattcatgagagagctggatagagctcttaaggatagcggagtcagggggtatggggagaaggcaggaatggggtactgattgagaatgatcagacatgatcacattgaatgggaggGACACGGGAGAATTAATGAGCTCAAGGGATGTTTGGCTGCTTTGTTTTTCTTGGAAGAGCGTGGGCTTAGAAACAAAACTGCAAGCAAGCACCAGAAAGCAGGGTGggtacaaagggccgaatggcctcctcctgcacctattgtctattgtctatttccgcgctgtatctctaaactgaactttgtGCTGCTGagtcttcagtttagtttcttgtcacgtgcactgaggtacagccgaaggcttttgtcgcgtgccatccagtcagcagaaagacggtgCACGATCGCAATCGAGCCCCAATCAAAACACGCATGTCAATCTTGTCTTTGCAAACAACAAGGCGTCAAAGCTCACAAAGGCTGACGGGAGCAGCGGGTGAACAGGGTGAGCCGGGCACCGTTCTGGTCTGGTGCCAGTCGCTTTCTTCACCCTGTTGTTTTTGTCCCCTCCCTGCTTTCTGGTGCTTGCTTGCAGTTTTGTTTCTAAGCCCACGCTCTTCCAAGGCAAACAAAGCAGCTAGACATCCCTTGAGCTCATTAATTCTCCCGTGTCCCTCCCGATGcattcaccagcctctgcataggctgtctctgtgtgtgtgtgtgtgtgtgtgtgttttgtcggGCAGGTTTGCGTGCGATGCCCAAAATAGGGGCGGGAAGAAAAGGCAATGGCCGCAAATATCTGACCATTCACTGACGTGAAGGTTTGTGTGTAAACCTTGCACACGACCATGACAGACACCCGGGATGTCCCCACTGCTTTCAACACCCAAGGGGCCCACCGGCAGCTGCGAGATCAACAACTTCgcagcagacacaaggaaccgcaggtgctggagtaactcagcgggtcaggcagcatctgtggagaaggaatgggcgacgtttctggccaagacccttcttcagactgatctacgcagatgctggagtcttgagtagAGCACAAAGTTTGCTGGAATAGCTCATcagggcaggcggcatctctggagaaacgggatACGTGACATTTCTTTGAAGAAggtttccaatagacaataggtgcaggaggaggccattcggcccttcgagccaacaccgccattcaatgtgatcatggctgatcattctcaatcagtaccccgttcctgccttctccccatacctgctATCCTTaacaactctatctagctctcttgaatgcattcagagaattggcctccactgccttctgaggcagagaattccacagattcacaactctctgactgaaaaaagtttttcctcatctcagttctaaatggccgaccccttattcttaaactgtggcccctggttctggactcccccaacattgggaacatgtttcctgcctctaacgtatccaaccccttaataatcttatacgtttcgataagatctcctctcatccttctaaattcccacctgaaacgtcgcctgtccgtgttctcctgacctgctgagtaactccagcactttgtctcgctttgttgttgtaaaccagcatctgcagttcctttgtttctccacctatcacttgccaggctttgtcctgcccatcctctcttccagctttcttcacccccccccccacctacatttggtctgaagaagagcccccattctgaaatgtcacctatccatgctcttcagagacgccgagttactccagcactttagaaaggagacgaggaggaatttgtttagccagacggtggtgaagttgaggaattcattgccacaaatggtggtggaggccaagacattgagtatgtttaaggcagagactgataggttcttgattgggaaGGTTGtgtaaggttacggggagaaggctggagaatggggttgagaggggaaatagATCGTCGGAGATGGAATGAATAGAGTagacttgtggctaaagggatcagggggtatggagagaaggcaggtacaggttactgaactggatgatcagccatgatcatattgaatggcggtgcaggctcgaagggccgaatggcctactcctgcacctattttctatgtttctatgactcgatgggccgaatggcctaattcggctccgatGCCTTATAGTTATGAtgtttcttatcgaaacgtataagattattaaggggttggacacgttagaggcaggaaacatgttcccaatgttgggggagtccagaacaaggggccacagtttaagaataaggggtaggccatttagaatggagaagaggaaaaaccttttcagtcagagagttgtgaatctgtggaattctctgcctcagaaggcagtggaagccaattctctgaatgcattcaagagagaactagatagagctcttaaggatagcggagtcagggggtatggggagagggcaggaacagggtactgattgagaatgatcagccatgatcacattgaatggcggtgctggctcgtagggccgaatggcctcctcctgcacctattgtctatgggtgTGGGAGATACTGGATGGGGCCAGtcatctgagagagagagagagagagagaatgtacgAACCTGGCTCACAAAGTGAAACCAGAACTCTCTGAAATGTTTAGCAATCTTTGCATCTTTAAATATAATCCTTATGTTTCATTTGGCTGGCCTTTGCAACGACCCTGCTGAGCTCTGTTCCACTCCGCCCTGGCTTTGTTCTCCGAAGTGAAACTGCTACtgggtttcagtttcagttttggcCCGTGCTGGGAGCCGAGGTTTGTCTGCCTTTAGTCTCCAAGCCTTTCGACCCCACAGGCACTGGCCGTCCCCAGTGGCTGAGCCTCCGTGCCCTGGAGCTGTGGGAGGGCGCGGCCTGTGCCGAGCACCGCACCTCCTGCCCCCCAGCATCGGGTTTGCAGTCAGTCCACACATTCCACTCTCTCACCCGCTGCATTAATGGTACAATCATCTGCCTGTGAAAATAGCCATCTTCAAAATGGAAGGTGGGACAAAATGGAAGGTGGGATTGGAGCAAGGAGTgataacagcgtggaaacaggcccctcggcccaacttgcccacaccggccaacatgtcccatctacactgggcccgcttgcccgcgtttggtccatatccctccaagcctgtcctatccaagtacctgttgaACTGCTCCTTATTCTCAGCTAACTTATCCCACGGGAGGGATGATCAACAGTTTTCGACttgagatactgcgcagaaacaggcccttcggcccaccgagtccacgccgaccagcgatcaccccgtacacgaacactatcctacgcacactagggacaatttacaattttaactgaagccaattaactaacaaacccgcacgcctttggagtgtgggaggaaagcggggaaaacccatacagtcacggggagaacgtacaaactccgtacagacagcgcccaggtctctggcactgcgaggtagCGGAGTTACCCGCTGCGCCGCCTGAGCCCACGGGGGGGGCAGCCGGAGGGCTCCCGGTGGTAAAGCACTCAACTCACCTGTAGCCTGCATTCATCGTACTCCCTCTTGGCCGACACTGCTTGGCTGGACTGAGGGAGGACTGGCGTTGGCTGTGGTGGGGACACTGTGGCAACGGGGCCGCCGCCAAACTGGAGCGGGAGGTGGGAAGAAAAGGGGAaaccgtttagagatacagcacggaaacgggccccgaGGCCCACAGCttcatttagaaatacagcacggaaacatgccctgcggcccaccgagtcagggccctagtgagaccgcacctggagtactgtgtgcagttgtacagggccctagtgagaccgcacctggagtactgtgtgcagttgtacagggccctggtgagaccgcacctggagtactgtgtgcagttgtacagggccctggtgagaccgcacctggagtactgtgtgcagttgtacagggccctggtgagaccgcacctggagtactgtgtgcagttgtacagggccctggtgagaccgcacctggagtactgtgtgcagttagttgtacagggccctggtgagaccgcacctggagtactgtgtgcagttgtacagggccctagtgagaccgcacctggagtactgtgtgcagttttggtctccaaatttgaggaaggatattcttgctattgagggcgtgcagcgtaggttaattcccggaatgccgggactgtcatatgttgaaagactggagcgactaggtttgtatacactggaatttagaaggatgagaggggatcttatcgaaacgtataagattattaaggggttggacacgttagaggcaggaaacatgttcccaatgttgggggagtccagaataaggggccacttgttgggggagtccagaataagaataaggggtcggccattttgaacggagatgaggaaaaactttttcagtcagagagttgtgaatctgtggaattctctgcctcagaaggcagtggagcccaattctctgtatgcattcaagagagagctagatagagctcttaaggatagcggagtcagggggtatggggagaaggcaggaacggagtactgattgagaatgatcagccatgatcacattgaacggcggtgctggctcgaagggccgaatggcctcctcctgcacctattgtctattgtctttgggacgtggggaaaccggagcaaatccacgcggtcacggggagaacccgtGCTAACCCCGCATGCAGGCAGcagccgcggtcaggatggaacccgggtctttcctGCATTGTCAAGAGTCAGGGTTTgggtgagggcggggggggggggtggagggtcgtGTTTGGAATTTGGCACGTAGTTCTTGTAACCAAGGAGGcaacaactctccccccccctccccccgccctcacCCAGCCAAGGAAAGTACAtccatcgaaggaagacacaaaatgccggagtaactcagcgggtcaggcagcatctcgggagagaaggaatgggtgacgtttcggctcgagaccccttgggtttccttctctctcgagatgctgcctgacccgctgagttactccggcattttgtgtcttccttcgattttaaccagcgtctgcagtatctttcctacacatccattgGACAGCCTCTACTCACCTTCAGTGCTCTCTCCGCCTTGTCTCGCTCGATCTTTTCTCgaactctctgcctgaaatagGGGTAgaaagatggagtcaatggcggcAGGGTcaaaaggagggggggggtggggggggcagaggtTTCACGTCAGAGTGCATCTCCAGCCCGTCACAAATCCTCACTCGGCTgagcccggtggctcagcacttcaactccccctcccattcccagtccgacctttctgtcctgggcctcctccgttgtcagagtgaggcccagcgcaaattggaggaacagcacttcgtatttcgcttgggcagctcacaccccagcggtatgaacattgacttctccaacttcagatagtccccgctttccctctctctccatcccctcccccttcccagttctcccactggtcttcctgtctccgactacattctatctttgtcccgcccccctcccctgacatcggtctgaagaagggtctcgacccgaaacgtcacccattccttctctccagagatgctgcccgtcacgctgagttagtccagcttattgtgtctgccCTCAGTCATAAGACAGATAGGGAGAACGCACGGAGTcttttaacccagagtaggggaatcaagaatcagaggatacaggtttaaggtgggtTTCATAGAaggagacagcgtggaaacaggcccaacggcccaacttgcccacccaaccaacgtgccccatctatgctagttccacctgcctgcgtttggtccatatccctctaaatctatcttacccatgtgcctgcccaaatggGTTCTTGATTCATCTGGTTCTTGacatggaaaagatttaatgggtatCCGAGTCAACTTTTTCTAcacaagggtggtggttgtatgaagcaagctgccagaggaggtagttgaggcagggagtatgaccagatttaaaaggcacttggacaggtaaatgcacagtcttttacccaaagtacgggaattaagaaccagtctTAGAAAAAAAGGTCTCTGAATGGGGCCAGATGTAGCTCTCTACAtcatagagccagcaccaccggcatgtgatcatggccgatcatccacaatcagtaacccgtgcctgccttctccccatatcccttgattccgctagcccctagagctctatctaattctcttttaaatccatccagagaatcggcctccactgccctctgcggcagataattaattccacaaattcacaactctctgggtgaaaaagtttcttctcacctcagttttaaatggcctcccctttattcttaaactgtgtgtggcccctggttctggactcccccaacgttgggaacatttttccccgcATCTAGCCCGTAAGGGCAGTAACACCAgcccgttcttttaggaaggagatgaggaggaatttctttagtcagagggcggtgaatctgtgggattctttgccacagtcggcagtggagaccaagtcagtggatatttttacggcagagatagacagattgttgatcagtgcgggtgtcagggtttatggggagaaggcaggagaatggggttaggagggagagatagatagatcagccacgattgaatggcggagtggacttgatggtcacagtttaaggataaggggggagtcttttaggaccgagatgagaacgtttttttttcacacagagagtggtgaatctgtggaactctctgccacagaaggtagttgaggccagttcattggctatatttaagagagagttagatgtggcccttgtggctaaagggatcagggggtatggagagaaggcaggtacgggatactgagttggatgatcagccatgatcatattgaatggcggtgcatacaggctcgaagggccgaatggcctactcatgcacctattttctatgtttccatgggccgaacggcctaattctgctcctctcacacatggaccctccccccagccccccggGGTATGGTTACTTGGCCTGGATGTCCTCCAGCTTCTCCTTGCGCCTGTCCTCGGTGATCTTCTTCATCTCCTCCTCCTGCAGCTTCTGGCGGATCACCGAGAGCTCCTGGCCTTGCTTCCGCCGCTGCTTCTCGCGGTTCACCTCGTCCTGCTTCTCGCGATCCTCCCGTTCCAGCTGCCGCTGCTTCATCAGCTCCTCCAGcctgcgggagggagggaggggcgggaaggggaggggaggcaagAGTCCAGACGTCAACACGGGACACGCACGAAGCGACACaaccttttgtttagtttagagcagtGGTGTCAAATCTGGCCGTAGGAATGGATGAGGTTTCACGTCAGAGTGCATCTCCAGCCTGTCACAAATCCTCACTCAGCTGAGCCCCGGTgtttcagcacttcaactccacctcccattcccactctgacctttctgtcctgggcctcctccattgtcagagtgaggcccagcgcaaattggaggaacagcacctcgtatttcgcttgggcagcttacaccccagcggtatgaacattgacttctctaacttcagatagccccttctttctctctctctccgtcccctccccattcccagttctcccaccagtcttcctgtctccgactacatcctatctttgtcccgccccctctcctgacatcagtctgaagaagggtctcgacccgaaacgtcgcccatcccttctctccagagatgctgcctgacccgctgagttactccgtgggATTGTCACCTTTTCGCGGTGgggaagctcgtgtggtcctgacaccctgagagcgatgctgcctggtcaggtcaggcagcatctcaatagacaataggtgcaggaggaggccattcagccctttgagccagcaccgccattcaatgtgatcatggctgatcattctcaatcagtaccccgttcctgccttttccccatatcccctgactccgctatccttaagagctctatccagctctctcttgaatgcattcagagaattggcctccactgccttctgaggcagagaattccacagattcacaactctctgactgaaaaagtttttcctcatctcagttctaaatggcctaccccttattcttaaactgtggcccctggttctggactcccccaacatagggaacatgtttcctgcctctaacgtgtccaaccccttaataatcttatgcgtttcgataagaaacACCACGTGGGGGgacggtcgagggggaggtcccggACAAAGAGCGATCCGACCAAGATCTCAACGGAGGACGGCTGACTTTCAGTGGagagtcacaacggctgggaaggcgggcggatgaaggctgcagcagaaaaggttcCCCGGTCGCCTGGGACTcggtgccactggatcctgaccctgatctgtcaaggaccgtgtggcggCTGTCTGTGCGCCAGTCTCCccgcgttaaacaaagtcacgcacgggGCGTCCTCACCAATGGTggggcctcagaaaagccaccagcatccacaaagacacctcacacccctgcaacagtttgttcgaacttctaccaccgggcagacgatacaaagccttctacgcccgcacctccagactcaggaacagcttcatccccagggccatagctgccatgaaccggtcctgctgagccggat
It encodes:
- the ubxn1 gene encoding UBX domain-containing protein 1; its protein translation is MTEMTALESMMEMGFSQNRAERALALSGNQGIEKAMDWLMEHEDDPNLDEPYIVPQGDVLGTVEKTEAEEAELSFQENSNQIQQNASLSEEEKKEQLRRLEELMKQRQLEREDREKQDEVNREKQRRKQGQELSVIRQKLQEEEMKKITEDRRKEKLEDIQAKQRVREKIERDKAERALKFGGGPVATVSPPQPTPVLPQSSQAVSAKREYDECRLQIRLLDGTQLTQSFKSREQLAAVRLYVQLQQQEDTDNFNLMTSFPRKVFCEEDMEKPLQELGLVPSAVLIVCKK